In the genome of Acidimicrobiales bacterium, the window GCGCTGCCCCGGTAGGCGACGGCGTCGGCCTGGACCTGGGCGTCGGCGCCGCGCCCGCCCAGCTCGTCGGCGATGGCCCGGGCGACGGGGCTGGTGCCGGTGACGAGGACCTCGAGGCCGGCGAGGTCCCGGGTCTGCTCCAACGGCTGGTCGTCGAGCGTGACGACGAACCGGTTGGCGCCCGAGGGGATCTCATCGCTTTCCTCTTCGTCGCTTTCTTCTTCGTCGGCCTCGACAGGTGACCCCGCAGGCGCTTCTCCGCCGAGGAGGTCGACGTGTTCGAAGAGGAAGTCGACGATGCCGCGGAGGGTCTTGCGCGATGCCAGCTCCGCGACCAGGTCCTCGAACGCGTCGAGGTTCCCGTCGTCGGACATCCCGATCTCGTCGGCCAGCTCCGAGAGGATCTCCAAGCGCTTGATCGAGTCGATCGACAGGTCGGCCTCCACGTCGAGGTCCGGACCCAGCATGTCCTCCGGGTAACCCGTCCGCCCCGAGACGATCGTGGTGAGGCGAACCAGCATCTCCTCCGGCGAGGGCAACGGCTTACGTCCCGCCGGAACGGGAGCCGCTGCCGGAGCCGCGGCCTCCTCACCGCCACCCAGGAGATCGGCGTGCTCGAAGAGGAAGTCGACGATGCCGCGCAGGGTCTTGCGCGACGCCAGCTCCGCGACCAGGTCCTCGAACGCGTCGAGGTTCCCGTCGTCGGACATCCCGATCTCGTCGGCCAGCTCCGAGAGGATCTCCAACCGCTTGATCGAGTCGATCGACAGGTCGGCCTCCACGTCGAGGTCCGGCCCCAACATGTCCTCCGGGTAACCCGTCCGCCCCGACACGATCGCCGTGAGCTTCGCCAGCATCTCCTCGGGCGACGGCAACGGCTTACCCTTCTTCTCGGCCTCGCCGGCCACGGCCGTGCGCTCGGCGTCTGCGAGCGCCGCGGGCGCGGGGGTCAGGGCCGGGGCCGGGGCCACCGGGGGCACGGCGGGGATCGCTGGTACGGCGACAACGGACGCTGCCTGCGTCGGGGCGATCCCGAGGTGGTTCATCACCAGCTGGTGGCCGGCACCGATGATCTGCTGCGCGGCCTTGAAGTACTCGACGAGCACCTGGTCCGACGCCGGGGCATGGCCGTTGCCGTCACCGTTGGCGGGCGCGGCCAGCACGATCTCCGGCACCGACGTCGCCGGCTTCAGGCCGCCCGGCACGGTCTCGCCGTCGGCCTGCCGCACGAGGTGGCCACTCACGGTCCATCCTGCCGGCCGGCCGGGCTTCGACCAGAGCGCCGGCTCGACGCTCCGGCCCTCGAACAGCTCGGCCACGTCGACCACCACCCCCGCGACCGCCAGGCGGGCGAGGGCGTGCAGCAGCGCCGTGACACCGCTGTCACCGGGACGGTCGGTGGCGACGGCGACGTGCGGGCGGTCGGCCAGGATCTTGTCGACGCAGCCGGTGAGCGTGCGGCCGGGCCCGACCTCCACGAACACCCGGGCGCCGGCGGCGTACATCGCCCGCACCTCCTCGGTGAACCGCACGCCGTTGGCCACCTGCGACGACAGCAGGTCGCGCAGCTTGGCCACGTCGGACGGGTACAGGTCGGCGCTGAGGTTGCTGTAGACCGGCAGCTCGGGGGCCGACAGGGGCGCCTCCTCCAGGCGCCGGGCCAGCGTCTCGGCGGCCGCGGCCACCACCGGGCTGTGGAAGGCGCAGGCGACCGGCAGGCGCCGGCACGTGATGCGGGCCTCCTTCAGACGGCGCAGGCTCTCCTCCACCGCCGAGGTCGGGCCGGCGATCACGAGCTGCTCGGGGTGGTTGTCGTTGGCCACGACCACGTCGACGCCCGCGAGCACCTCGTCGAGCCGGGCCCGCGACGCCGACACCGCGACCATGCCCCCGGCGTCACCGTCGGGCACGGCGGCGAGCATGGCCTCGCCCCGGGCCTCGCTCAGCTCCAGCAGGGTGCGCTCGTCGAAGGCACCGGAGAGGCACAGCGCCACCAGCTCGCCGTAGCTGTGGCCGGCGAGCATGTCCGGCTCGACGCCGAAGCGGGCCAGCACCCGGGCCGCCGTGAGGCCGGCGACGCCGAGGGTCGGCTGGGCCACGCGGGTGTCGGTGACGGCCTGCTGCTGGGCGTCGCGGGCGTCGGCCCCGAAGGCCGCGGGCGGCAGCATCGTGGCCGCCCAGCGCTCGCCCAGCTGCAGCAGCGGGCGGGTCTCGGCAAAGCCGACCAGCAGGTCGCCGGCCATGCCGGGACGCTGGCTGCCCTGCCCGGGGAACAGGAAGGCGACGCGGGGCGTCTCCCGGTCGTCGGCGCCGACGAGCGCGGGGTCGGGCAGGTAGACGCCAGGCGCGGTGGTGCCGGCGCGGGCCCGCTCGACCTTGGCCCGCAGGTCGTCGGCGTCGGAGGCGACGATGGCGACCTTCACGGCTCCCCGGCCGCTGCCCGACACCGCCGCGGCGATGTCGCGGAAGCGCCAGGCGTGGCGCACCGCACCGGGCTCGTCCAGGCGGGCGGCCAGGTCGGCCAGCGCCTTGTCGACCACCGGCTGCTCGCCCCGGAAGACGAACAGCTCGGCCGGCCAGGAGTCGACGGCCCGCGCGGGCACGTCGTCGTCGGGGTGCGACTCGATCACCACGTGGAAGTTGGTGCCGCCGAAGCCGAAGGCGCTGACGCCGGCGATCCGGCGCTCGTCGGTCCACGGGCGGGACTCGTCGAGGAACACGAACGGGCTCGTCGCCTGGTCCCAGGCCTGGTTGGGCTGCTCGACGTTGAGGGTCGGCGGGAGGACGCCGTGGTACACGGCCTTTGCCGCCTTGATGAGGCCGGCCAGCCCGGCGGCGCACTTGGTGTGCCCCACGTTCGACTTCACCGACCCCACCACGCACGACGCCGTGGCCATGCCGGCCTGGGTGAAGACCTGGGTGAGGGTCGACAGCTCGGTGCGGTCGCCCACCACCGTGCCGGTGCCGTGGGCCTCCACCAGGCCGACGTCCTGCGGATCGATCTGCGCCTGGGCGTAGGCCCGACGCAGGGCGCGCTCCTGGCCCTCCTGGCGTGGCGCGGTGAGGCCCAGGTGGCGGCCGTCCGACGAGGCGCCGACCGACCTGATCACCGCGTACACCCGGTCGCCGTCGCGCTCGGCGTCGGCGAGGCGCTTGAGCACCACGCAGGCCACGCCCTCGCCCAGGGCGATGCCGTCGGCCGACGAGTCGAACGTGCGGCACTGGCCGGTGGTCGACAGGGCGTGGACGCTGGTGAACAGCAGGAAGTCCTGGATGCCGTTGTGCAGGTCGGCGCCGCCGCACAGCACGACGTTGGCCGACCCGGCCGCCAGCTCGGAGCAGGCGACGTCGACCGCGGCCAGCGACGAGGCGCAGGCGGCGTCGACGGTGAGGTTGCGGCCACCCAGGTCGAGGCGGTTGGCGATGCGGCCGGCGATCACGTTGGGGAGCAGCCCGGCGAAGGAGTCCTCGGTGACGTGCGGCAGCCACTCGTCGAGCTCGGGCGGGATCTCGCCCATGTACGACGGGTACATGGCCCGGAACCCGGACGCGGCCGACTGGTCGGTGCTGCCCTCGGCGCCGAAGACCACCGAGGTGTTCTCGCGGTCGAACGGGCGGTCGTCGTAGCCGGCGTCGGTGAGGGCGTCGGCGGCGATCTTGAGGCTCAGCAGCTGGACCGGCTCGATGGCGGCCAGCGACGCGGGCGGGATGCCGTAGGCGAGGGCGTCGAAGGCGATCTCCCGCAGGAAGCCGCCCCACTTGGAGGCGCTGCCGTCACGCTGGCTGGCGGTCTGGTGGTCCCACTCGGGGTCGAAGTAGGTGTCGACGTCCCAGCGCTCGGGCGGCACCTCGGTGATCGAGTTGACGCCCTCCACGATGTTGCGCCAGAACTCCTCCACGTCGTCGGCGCCGGGCATGACCGCGGCCATGCCGACGATGGCGACGTCGACGGGCTGGGGTACGGGACGCGGGTGCGCCAGGCCGGCGACGTCGAGCTGCTCGGCGACCGCGGCGAGGTGCGCGGTGGCGCCCGTCGTCACCGCCTCGTGCAGGTCGTGCACCGTCGTCCGCTCGCTGCGCAGCGTCGCGACGTCCCCGATCATGAACATCCCCTCGTCGCGCTGCTCGTCGCGGTCGACCGCGACGATCACGTCACCGTCGCGCTTCAGGCCCTTGGAGGCAACGCGCAACCGGCCGAGGTTGAGGCCCTCCAGCTCGGCCCACACCACCTGGTGGTCGGCCCCCTCGTCGACGAGGCGGCGGCGGGTCTGCTCGAAGGTGTCGACGAACGGGGACTCGGCGCAGCGGGTGACGTGCCCGGGGCCGGACTCGAGCAGCGCGGTGCGCTCGCAGGCCAGCGCCTGGGCCTGGAACTCCTCGCCGATGGCGCCGCCGGCGACGGCCTCCTCGGTGAAGAGGTAGGCGGTGCCCATCAGCACGCCCACCCGTGCCCCGGCCGCGGCCAGGGGCCCGGTGAGAGCGGCGATCATGGCGGCGGAGCGCTCGTCGTGGATGCCGCCGGCGAACAGCAGGTCGAGGTCGTCCATGCGACCCTTGCCGGTCTGGGCCGCCCACTCGGTGAGCACCTCGATCTGCGACTCCCAGAGGGCGTAGCTCGACCGGGGGCCGGTGTGGCCGCCGCACTCGAAGCCCTCGAACACGAAGCGGCGGGCGCCGTCCTTGAGGAAGCGCTCCAGGAGGCCGGGCGCGGGCACGTGCAGGAACGTGCGGATGCCGACCTCTTCGAGGGTGACCGCCTGCGAGGGGCGGCCGCCGGCGATGAGCGCCAGCGGGGGCCGCACGTCGCGGATCACCGAGAGCTGCTCGTCGCGCAGCTCCTTGGGGACGAAGCCGAGCACTCCGACGCCCCAGGGACGCTCGCCCAGCAGCTCCTTCGTCTCCTCCAGGAGGGGGCGGACCTCGGACTCGCCCCGCAGCAGGGCGAGGGCGAGGAACGGCATGCCGCCGCCCTCGGCCACCTTGCCGGCGAACGCGGCGCGGTCCGACACCCGGGTCATCGGGCCCTGGACCACCGGGTAGGTGGTGCCCAGCTCGGGGGCGACGCCGTTGCCCGGCTTGAGGGGCTCTTCGGTGCGGGCCGCTCGGATGTGGTCCTCGATCTCCTGGCGCAGCCCGGTGACCATGCGGCCGACGGTGCCGTAGCGCTGGGCGAAGCGGGCCGCGAAGGCGGCGTCCTGCCCGGCGGGGACGGCCTGCTCGGTGAGGCTGGTCGCGCCGAGGCGGCCGGCGAGGTCGCCGGCGGTGGTGCGGGCGTCGAGGTCGGCGACCCAGAGGTCGGGCCGGCTGTAGAGGCGGTGGTCGCCGACGACCCGGGTCTCGCTGCCGTCCATGGCGGCGACGGCCTGGCGGACGGCCCGGGGCAGGTGGCTCTCCCGGAGCAGCGCGACCTGGGCGTCGAGCACCACGCCGGTGGCGCCGCCGACGATGGCGGCCGCGGCGGTGTGGCGTCCGATGCCGCCCTGGACCCACAGCGGCCGGTCGTCGTCACCGGTGTCGGCGAGGAGCTCCCGGACCTGCTGGCCCAGCACGAAGGCGCCGGTGGTGCCGACCCGGCCACCGCTCTCGGCGCCGCGCGCGACGAGGCCGTCGGCCCCGGCGGCGAGCGCGGCGCGGGCCTCGTCGGCCGAGCGGACCTCGACCACGATCCTCGCCAGCGTGGCGTGGCGCCAGTCGCCGACCAGCGTGTGGTCGGCGAGGACCACGGTGTCGACGGCGGCGGGCAGGTCGTCCGACCCGAGTCGGCAGTGCTCGCCGACCCGCACGCCGAAGGGCGCGTCGGTGCGACGGGTGACGGTGGCGAGCGCCTGGAGTGCCCGGTCGGTGTCGACTCCGAGGTCGAGGATTCCGAAGGCTCCGGCCCGCGACGCGGCGACGACGACCTTGGCCGTCGGTTCCTCGAACGGGGTTTCGACCCAGATCAGATCTCGCTCACGGGCGCGCTGAACTTCGTTCGGCACGAGTTCCCCCCTGTTTCCCAACTCCCCAGCAGATTCGTGACCCATTATGAGACACTCCGTGCGGAACCGCCAGAAGTATTGACTTACTGGCTCCTTGCACGCTCGTTTGCTGACCTTCGCGGGCCGCGCCCGCTGAGGCCCGCCGCCCCCTAGCGTCGGTGGCATGGACCGCGATGCTGCACTCGACTTCATCCGCCGGAACCACCGTGGCGTGCTCGCCACGACAAGGGCCGACGGGACTCCCCAGATGTCGCCGGTCACCGCCGGTGTGGACGACGAGGGCCGGGTGGAGATCTCCTCACGGGAGACCGCCTACAAGGTACGCCACCTGCGGGCCCTCCCGTACGCCACGTACTGCGCCTTCACCGACGGGTTCTTCGGCGAGTGGGTGCAGGTGGAGGGCCCGGCCGAGGTCCTGTCGCTCCCCGACGCCATGGAGCCCCTGGTGGAGTACTACCGCCGCATCTCCGGCGAGCACCCCGACTGGGCCGACTACCGCGCGGTGATGGAGAGCGACCACCGCGTCATCGTCCGCATCACGGTCGAGCGCGCCGGCCCCACGCTCTCCGGCTGATCCCGGTTCCTTGACAAGGTCGTGACGAACCGTTGGGGAGCGCAGATCGCGGGGTAGACCCCGGCCCGTGACTGCGGACGACGGGTTCCGGCACCAGGCACTGCTGTACAGGGACGACCGCGAGCTGGCCGTGTCGGCCGGCGCGTTCCTGCGTGAGGGGCTGGCCGCCGACGGGCCCGCGCTCGTGGTCACGGAGGCCCGCACGATCGCCGTGCTGCGGGCGGCCCTGGGCGACGACGCTGGCGCCGTGCAGTTCGCCGACATGGCGTCCGTCGGCCCCAACCCGGCCCGGATCATCCCGCTGTGGCGGCGCTTCCTCGACGACCACGGCGGTGTGGGATGGGGCGTGAGTGCGCCGGTGTGGCCGGGTCGCAGCCCCGCCGAGCTGGTGGAGTGCCACGTCCACGAGGCGCTGCTCGACGTCGCCTTCGCCGACGCCCCGGGCTTCCGGCTGCTGTGCCCCTACGACGCCGGCCGCCTGGAGCCGGCGGTGGTCGCCCAGGCGCGGGCGGCCCACGAGCGCGCGGATGTCGGGCAGCTGCTGGCCGAGCCGCTCGACCCGCCGCCCGGGGCGCCGCTGCGGCTCACGTTCCGGCGCCTGTGGCCGGTGCGGCACTTCGTGGGTGGCGAGGCCGTGGCCGCCGGGCTCGACGGCCCCACGGTCGCCGACGTGGTGCTGGCGGTCGACGAGGTGGCCGCCAACAGCCTGCGCCACGGCGGCGGCGAGGGCACCGTCGCCGTGTGGACGGAGCCGGGCGCCCTGGTGTGCGAGGTGACCGACCGCGGCCGGCTGGCCGACCCCCTGGTGGGCCGCCGGGCCCCGGTCGACGGCCAGATCGACGGCCGCGGCCTGTGGATGGCCAACCAGCTGTGCCGCCTCCTCCAGCTGCGGTCGAACGCCGGAGGGACGACCGTCCGCCTCCACTTCTCGAGGTAGAGGTCGGGCCCGTCGGGCGACCCCTCAGGCCTTCGCGAACGCCGCCGGGACCCGGTCGTCGGCGAGGCGGGTCTGGCGGCTGACGGCGAGCACCGTGCCGTCCGGGCCCCACAGCTCGCCGTTCTCCACCGCCATGCCGTCGACGGCCCGCGGCGAGCGGCAGTCGAGGTACACGTGGCTCCCCGGCGGCACCCGCAGCGACGGGTCGGCCAGCGGCAGGTGGACGGTGTAGTCGAGCGTGGCGGCGCGGGTCGGGCCGGGGGTCATCGAGAACGACGCCGGCGGCAGGATGTCGCAGGCCGCGATCAGCCAGGCGTTGTCGACCGGCTCGTCGTCGAGCGGCCGCAGCCACGCCGCCAGCCACGCGGGGCCACCACCCGAGTACGGCACGACGTCGGGGTCCATCACCACCTCGACCTGCTCGAAGTGCTTCACGGGCTCGGCCAGGAAGCGGGGTGCGCCGCCGGGTGGCCGGGCGGGTCGGGGCCGGGGACGGTGGTCGTCGTAGATCAGGCTGTGGGCCGAGCCGCCGGCGCTGGTGGTGCGGATCAGCACCGAGGTGCGGTGGCCCTGGTGGACCCGGGCCGACGCGAACACCAGGCTCTGACCCCGGCGCTCGATCGTGACCCCGATCTCGACGGGGCCGGGCCGCAGGGCCCGCAGGAACTGGGCCGACAGGGTGCGGACGGGGCGGCCGGGGTCGCCGACCGCCTCGTCGATGGCCCGGGAGGCGAGCGCCGCCACGTAGCCGCCGTGCACCCCCACCAGCGACGACCAGCGGGTGGCGAGGTCGGCCCGCCAGCGGGAGTCGCTGAGCCGGGTGACGGCGGTGTCGTGGCGGAAGTGGGGGGTCATGCCGTCACCTCCACGGCGACGGGAAGGTCGGCGGCGGCCCCGGCCGGTGGCGACGCGGCCGCGGGGGCCGGACGCCGCAGCGCCAGCGCCGAGAGCGACACGGCCACGCCGCCGGCGATCACGAACCACCACACCCGCTGGAACCGGTCGATCGCCTCGCCCGGCCCGGGAGTGCCCAGCAGAGCGACGAACACCGCCACACCGATCGTCGCCCCCATCTGGCGGATCGACTGGCTGATCCCCGAGCCGGTGGCGGACCGGTCGGGCGGCAGCTGCTGCACGGCCACGCTGGAGAGCTGCGGCAGGCACAGGGCGACGCCGAGCCCGGTCAGCAGGTTGGCGGGCAGGAAGGTGCCGAGGTAGTCGGGCCGGACCTCCGCGTGGGTGAGCATCCACAGCGCCCCGGCGCCGTAGACGAGGCCGCCGGGCACCAGCAGCAGGCGCTGGCCCCGGCGGGCGGCGATGCGGCCGGCGAGCGGCGCCAGCACCGCCACCGACAGCGGCCCGGGGGCGATGGCGAAGCCGGCCTTCAGCACCGACCAGTCCCACACGCCGGTGAGGAACTGCACGTTGCCGAAGAACGCCATCGTGAAGACGGCGGCGAAGGTGAACATGCCGAGGTTCCCCCAGCGCACACCGTTGATGCGGAAGAGCTCCAGCGGGAACAGCGGGTTGGCCACCCGGCTCGACCGCCACAGGAACACGGCGACGGCCAGGGCGCCGCCGGCCATGGCACCGAGGCTCCCGGCGCTCGTCCAGCCCCACTCGTCGGTCTGCACCACTCCGAAGGCGACCGCCGCGAGCCCGCCGGCCAGCAACGCCACCGACAGCGGGTCGGGGAGGCGCCCCGTCGTCGCCTCCTTCGACTCCGGCAGCAGGCGGGGCCCGGCGACGAGGACACCGACGACGAACGGGATGTTGAGGAAGAACACGGACCGCCAGCCCCAGGCCTCGACCAGCGCCGCGCCGGCCGTGGGGCCGACCGCCCCGGCCACGGCGCCGACCGCGCCCCAGACGGCGACGGCGACCGGCACCCGCTCCCGCGGGTAGGCGACCAGCACCAGGCCCAGCGACGACGGGATCAGGCCGGCGGCGCCGACCGCCTGCAGCACCCGGGCGACGATCAGCAGCTCGACGGACGGCGCCAGGCCGCACAGCGTGGAGCCGACGCAGAACAGGGCGGTGGCGACGAGGAAGACCCGCTTGCGGCCCACCCGGTCGGCCAGCCGCCCGGCGGGGATGAGCAGGGCGGCGACCGTGAGCGTGTAGCTGTTGAGCACCCACGAGAGCTGCGACGGGCTCACGTCGGCGAAGTCGGCCCGGAGGTCCGGGTAGGCGACGAACAGCGCCGTCGTGTCGAGGAAGACCAGGAACACGGCCATCGCCGCCGTCGCCAGGACGACCCCGGGTTTCGGTGTGGGCATGGGTGCAGTATCGACTGATACAGAATCCGTATCAATAGATACTTTTTGTGAACTTGGCTACAGTGTCGGGCGTGGCCGGGAGCTACGACCAGTACTGCCCCATCGCCCGCAGCCTCGACGTCCTCGGCGACCGCTGGACGCTGCTGGTCCTGCGCGAGCTGTCGCTCGGGCCGCAGCGCTTCACCGACCTGCGGGCGCAGCTGCCCGGCATCCCGCCCAACGTGCTGTCGCAGCGGCTCAAGCGCCTCACCGAGCACGGCCTGGTGGTGCTCGAGACCATCCCGCCGCCCGCGGCCCGCAACGTCTACACGCTCACCACCCGGGGCAAGGACGTGATCCCGGTGCTCCGGGCCCTGGTGCGCTTCGGCACCCCGGAGCTGGAGCCGGCCACGCCCGACGTGCCGATCCTGCCCCGTTCGGTGGCCCCGACCGTGTTCCTGGCCTGGTTCGACGAGCTCGCGGCCCGGGGGCTCGACGTCGACGAGCACTACGACCTGGTGGTCGACGGCGGACGTCCGGTCCACCTCTCGTCGCTCCCGCCCGGCCGCCGACGCCGGGTCGACTCCCCCGCCGCCGTCACCGTCGAGGGCCCGGCCTGGGCCTTCGCCCGCCTCCGCCAGGGCGACACCCTCGACACCCTGGCCGCCGACGACACCCTCTCGGTGCAGGGCACGAAGGCCGCCCGTTCCCGCTTCCGCCGGATCTTCGCCCTCGCCTGACGCTGGTCGAGCAGGACCGGCGCTGGGACCCGCAGGCCGGGCTCGACCTCCTGGCACCCCTCGACGACGACGAGCGCATCGCCTCGCGTAGGCCACCCCACCCGAAATCTCGACAGAACGCGTCGCTATGGCGCCACCTCTGTCGAAGTTTCGGTCAGGAGAGTCGGTCGCGGAGGTCGCGCTTGAGGAACTTGCCGGCGGCGTTGCGGGGCAGGGGGTCGTCGAGGACGAGCCAGCGGGAGGGCACCTTGAACGGCGCCAGGCGCTCGCCCAGGAACGTCTCCAGCTCGCCGGTGTCGACCGTCGCCCCGTCCCGGGGTACGACCGCGGCGGCCACCTCCTCGCCCAGGCGCTCGTGGGGCACGCCGAACACCGCGGCCTCGTGCACGCCCGGGAACTCGTAGATCGCCGCCTCGACCTCGGCGGAGTACACGTTCTCGCCGCCTCGCAGCACCATGTCCTTCACCCGGTCCTCCACGTAGACGAAGCCGTCCTCGTCGACGCGGCCCAGGTCGCCGGTGTGGAGCCAGCCGTCGACGATCGCCTCGGCGGTGGCGTCGGGCCGCTTCCAGTAGCCCCGGATGAGGTGCGGTCCCTTGAAGCAGATCTCGCCCCGCTCCCCGACCGGCAGCGCCCGGCCCGAGGGGTCCTGGATCGAGATCTCCAGGATCGGCACCGAGCGGCCGGTGCTGGTCGGATGGGTGACGTAGTCGTCACCGGAGTTCTGCGGCCCGTAGGCGTTGGTCTCGGTGAGGCCGTAGCCGATCGACGGGCGGCCCCGGGCGAACCCGGCCTCCACCCGGCGCACCAGCTCCGGGGGTGCCGGCGCCCCACCGCCACCCACGCTGACCAGTGACGACGTGTCGTACTCGCCGAACCGGGGGTGCTCCAGCAGGTCCCACGCCTGGGTGGGCACGCCCACGAAGTTGGTGACCCGCTCGGCCTGGATGTGCTCCAGCGCCTTGCCCGGGTCCCACTTGCGCATGATCACCAGCTTCAGCCCCGCCAGCACGCACGACAGCAACACCGCCACGCACCCGGTCACGTGGAACAGCGGCACGATGAGGATGAACACCGTCGGCTGGGCGGCGATGTCCTCGGCGTCGGACGGGCTGCGCAGGCGCGCCACCGTCGACCGGCAGGCGAACGCCATCAGCGACTGGGTGACGGCCCGGTGCGTCGACACCGCGCCCTTGGGACGGCCGGTGGTACCGGAGGTGTAGAGGATGGTGGCGTCGTCGTCGGTGCCGACGGCGACCTCGGGCATGGGCGCGCCCGGCTCGACCACGTCCTCCCAGCGGTGGGCGCCCTCGGGCACCGCGCCCTCCCGGCCCTCGCCCTCGCCGCCCCGGGCGACCACCAGGTCGATCCCCAGCCGGGCGCACGACGCCGCCGACCGCCGGGCCCGCTCGGGATCGGCCAGCAGCACCTTGGGGCCGGAGTCGTCGAGGGCGAAGTCGAGCTCGTCGGCGGTCCACCAGCCGTTGAGCGACACCGAGACGGCGCCCACCGACACCGCGGCGGCGAAGCCCACCACCCACTCGGGCAGGTTGCGCATGGCGATCGCCACGCGGTCGCCCCGCTCCACCCCGAACCGCCCCACCAGCGTGGCCGCCAGGGCGTCGACCTCGGCCATGAAGCGCTCGAACGTCCAGCGCTCGTCCTCGTAGACGAGGAACACCTGGTCGCCCCGGCTCCGGCACAAGCCGAACAGCGCGCCCAGAGTGGGCGGGGCGTGCTTGAACACGGTCTGCTCGATGCCCTCGACCACCACCTCGGTGGTCTCGAACACCGCACCCTCGGCGGTCGCCGTGGCGACGGCGTCGTCGTAGCTGAGGCCTGTCACGGCGGCAAGCTACCGGACCTGCCCCCGATCGGGGGCAGGTCCGGAACGAGGGTTGCTACCGCTACCGGCGCCGGTCGACGGTGATGTCGGACTTCACCACCGTGATGCCCGGCACCGTGTCGGCCGCCATCGACGACGTGACCGGGAACGTGCCCTGCGACTCGCCCCGCACGAACACGACGTAGGAGAAGGCGTCGCCCGGCTCCGCATCGGTGCTGGTGACCCGCAGGTCCTCCGTCGGGAGCGTGGCGACCATGTCGCCCTCGCCGAGCACGTTCTCGGCGCCGACCAGGAAGTCCTGGCCGCCGTTGGTGGGCAGGTTCGCCGGGTCGTAGGCGTAGGTGATGTCCTCGACGCCGTTGATGCCGATCCAGGTCTGGAAGACCTGCAGGTCGGTGGTGCCGAAGACGTTCACCCGGTGCTCGACGACGATCCAGTCGCTCACCCCGTCGGTGAGGGTGGCCACGAAGATGCC includes:
- a CDS encoding DHA2 family efflux MFS transporter permease subunit — translated: MPTPKPGVVLATAAMAVFLVFLDTTALFVAYPDLRADFADVSPSQLSWVLNSYTLTVAALLIPAGRLADRVGRKRVFLVATALFCVGSTLCGLAPSVELLIVARVLQAVGAAGLIPSSLGLVLVAYPRERVPVAVAVWGAVGAVAGAVGPTAGAALVEAWGWRSVFFLNIPFVVGVLVAGPRLLPESKEATTGRLPDPLSVALLAGGLAAVAFGVVQTDEWGWTSAGSLGAMAGGALAVAVFLWRSSRVANPLFPLELFRINGVRWGNLGMFTFAAVFTMAFFGNVQFLTGVWDWSVLKAGFAIAPGPLSVAVLAPLAGRIAARRGQRLLLVPGGLVYGAGALWMLTHAEVRPDYLGTFLPANLLTGLGVALCLPQLSSVAVQQLPPDRSATGSGISQSIRQMGATIGVAVFVALLGTPGPGEAIDRFQRVWWFVIAGGVAVSLSALALRRPAPAAASPPAGAAADLPVAVEVTA
- a CDS encoding helix-turn-helix domain-containing protein; the protein is MAGSYDQYCPIARSLDVLGDRWTLLVLRELSLGPQRFTDLRAQLPGIPPNVLSQRLKRLTEHGLVVLETIPPPAARNVYTLTTRGKDVIPVLRALVRFGTPELEPATPDVPILPRSVAPTVFLAWFDELAARGLDVDEHYDLVVDGGRPVHLSSLPPGRRRRVDSPAAVTVEGPAWAFARLRQGDTLDTLAADDTLSVQGTKAARSRFRRIFALA
- a CDS encoding AMP-binding protein, with product MTGLSYDDAVATATAEGAVFETTEVVVEGIEQTVFKHAPPTLGALFGLCRSRGDQVFLVYEDERWTFERFMAEVDALAATLVGRFGVERGDRVAIAMRNLPEWVVGFAAAVSVGAVSVSLNGWWTADELDFALDDSGPKVLLADPERARRSAASCARLGIDLVVARGGEGEGREGAVPEGAHRWEDVVEPGAPMPEVAVGTDDDATILYTSGTTGRPKGAVSTHRAVTQSLMAFACRSTVARLRSPSDAEDIAAQPTVFILIVPLFHVTGCVAVLLSCVLAGLKLVIMRKWDPGKALEHIQAERVTNFVGVPTQAWDLLEHPRFGEYDTSSLVSVGGGGAPAPPELVRRVEAGFARGRPSIGYGLTETNAYGPQNSGDDYVTHPTSTGRSVPILEISIQDPSGRALPVGERGEICFKGPHLIRGYWKRPDATAEAIVDGWLHTGDLGRVDEDGFVYVEDRVKDMVLRGGENVYSAEVEAAIYEFPGVHEAAVFGVPHERLGEEVAAAVVPRDGATVDTGELETFLGERLAPFKVPSRWLVLDDPLPRNAAGKFLKRDLRDRLS
- a CDS encoding thioesterase family protein, which gives rise to MTPHFRHDTAVTRLSDSRWRADLATRWSSLVGVHGGYVAALASRAIDEAVGDPGRPVRTLSAQFLRALRPGPVEIGVTIERRGQSLVFASARVHQGHRTSVLIRTTSAGGSAHSLIYDDHRPRPRPARPPGGAPRFLAEPVKHFEQVEVVMDPDVVPYSGGGPAWLAAWLRPLDDEPVDNAWLIAACDILPPASFSMTPGPTRAATLDYTVHLPLADPSLRVPPGSHVYLDCRSPRAVDGMAVENGELWGPDGTVLAVSRQTRLADDRVPAAFAKA